From Candidatus Methylomirabilota bacterium, the proteins below share one genomic window:
- a CDS encoding ABC transporter ATP-binding protein encodes MKVIVDRLGKIYRDRRGHAVTALEDVTFTAEPEEFLAILGPSGCGKSTLLGAIAGLLPASSGGIFFEGARRSGQPLTATVFQEFALFPWRTARANVELGLEELGLPAAERATRARRYIDQMGLGGFEDRYPHQLSGGMRQRVGIARALVVDPAVLLMDEPFSALDAQTRTLMMEELLAIWERARTTIVYITHNIQEAVFMADRVLVLSRRPGRVLASVPVALPRPRTEAMLGDPAFVATADRIWSLIRSQAEAALVEGRA; translated from the coding sequence GTGAAGGTCATCGTCGACCGGCTCGGCAAGATCTATCGCGACCGTCGCGGCCATGCGGTGACCGCGCTCGAGGACGTCACATTCACCGCCGAGCCCGAAGAGTTCCTCGCCATCCTCGGTCCCTCGGGCTGCGGGAAGTCGACCCTGCTCGGCGCCATCGCCGGGCTCCTGCCGGCCTCCTCCGGCGGCATCTTCTTCGAGGGCGCGCGGCGGTCGGGGCAGCCGCTCACCGCCACCGTCTTCCAGGAGTTCGCGCTCTTTCCCTGGCGCACGGCGCGCGCCAACGTCGAGCTTGGGCTGGAAGAGCTGGGGCTGCCCGCGGCGGAACGGGCCACGCGGGCGCGGCGCTACATCGACCAGATGGGCCTCGGCGGCTTCGAGGACCGCTACCCGCATCAGCTCTCGGGGGGCATGCGGCAGCGCGTGGGCATCGCGCGCGCGCTCGTAGTGGATCCCGCGGTCTTGCTCATGGACGAGCCCTTCTCCGCGCTCGACGCGCAGACGCGCACCCTCATGATGGAGGAGCTGCTGGCGATCTGGGAGCGCGCCCGCACCACGATCGTCTACATCACCCATAACATCCAGGAAGCGGTGTTCATGGCCGATCGCGTCCTCGTCCTCTCACGCCGGCCCGGCCGCGTGCTCGCGAGCGTGCCGGTGGCCTTGCCGCGCCCGCGCACCGAGGCCATGCTGGGCGATCCAGCCTTCGTGGCCACCGCCGACCGCATCTGGAGCCTCATCCGCTCGCAGGCCGAGGCCGCGCTCGTCGAGGGGCGGGCATGA
- a CDS encoding ABC transporter permease, whose protein sequence is MSVSRAAVSRVPVEDRTRFLVRRHHPALRVAALVGVVVLWELLCRAGWVPALFLPSPLGVLREGRDMLVSGELLVHLAASLKRLLLGFVIGSAAGIAVGIVVGVFSVAEAVGTPLIAATFPIPKIALLPLLILWLGIGEPSKVAVIALGVFFPLALNTYAGARQVDPVLVRAAVAFGAGRWSMIRKVIVPSTLPMVFAGLKLGAGTALLLLVAAEMIAVESGIGFLILNAANLMATTKLMVGIVLLSALGVLSHGGLVALERLVLPWREG, encoded by the coding sequence ATGAGCGTCTCGCGCGCGGCGGTGTCCCGCGTGCCGGTCGAGGACCGCACGCGCTTCCTCGTGCGCCGGCATCACCCGGCGCTGCGGGTCGCCGCGCTGGTCGGCGTGGTCGTGCTCTGGGAGCTCCTGTGCCGGGCGGGCTGGGTGCCCGCTCTCTTCCTGCCGTCGCCGCTCGGCGTCCTCCGGGAGGGGCGCGACATGCTCGTGTCGGGCGAGCTCCTCGTCCACCTGGCCGCGAGCCTCAAGCGCCTGCTCCTGGGCTTCGTCATCGGCAGCGCCGCGGGGATCGCGGTGGGCATCGTCGTCGGCGTGTTCTCGGTGGCGGAGGCGGTGGGGACGCCCCTCATCGCCGCGACCTTCCCCATTCCCAAGATCGCGCTCCTGCCGCTCCTCATCCTCTGGCTCGGCATCGGCGAGCCGTCGAAGGTCGCGGTGATCGCGCTCGGCGTGTTCTTCCCGCTCGCCCTCAACACCTACGCGGGGGCACGGCAGGTCGATCCCGTGCTGGTGCGCGCGGCCGTCGCCTTCGGTGCGGGGCGCTGGAGCATGATCCGCAAGGTGATCGTGCCGTCCACGCTCCCGATGGTCTTCGCGGGCCTCAAGCTGGGGGCGGGCACGGCGCTACTCCTGCTCGTGGCCGCGGAGATGATCGCGGTGGAGTCCGGGATCGGCTTCCTGATCCTGAACGCGGCCAATCTCATGGCCACGACCAAGCTCATGGTCGGCATCGTGCTGCTCTCGGCCCTGGGCGTGCTATCGCACGGGGGCCTGGTGGCGCTGGAGCGCTTGGTCCTGCCCTGGCGCGAGGGGTGA